From a region of the Opitutia bacterium genome:
- a CDS encoding NAD-dependent malic enzyme: MTTTHHLHGKRGVELLHDPLLNKGTAFGDAERDLLGLRGLLPPRVATQDQQLERVLENYRRKESDLEKYIYLISLQERNEALFYRLVMEHLSEMMPIIYTPTVGLACQKYGHIFRRPRGLYITKNDKGRVKGILQNWPQADVRIIVITDGERILGLGDLGANGMGIPVGKLSLYTACAGIDPSQCLPIMLDVGTNNSALLADPLYLGLPEPRLRGPEYDALVAEFVSAAQQVFPKACIQFEDFGNSNAFRLLHQYRDKACTFNDDIQGTAGVTLAGLISSERLTGIPLPQQKFLFLGAGEAGIGIGDLIVEALKLSGVPEQQAREQCWFVDSKALVVKSRTDLVEHKLRFAHDHKPVTSLLEAVETLKPTALIGVSGMPQTFTEDVVKAMAKINKRPVIFALSNPTSKAECTAVQAYTWTEGRAIFASGSPFGPVNYLGVTHQPGQGNNSYIFPGVGLGVIASEARRVTDEMFYVAARKLADLVTEEDLMVGRIYPDLKRIREVSAKIGTAVAEVAFNRGLTNMLRPADLEAHVKDAMFDPHYPSYV, encoded by the coding sequence ATGACAACTACCCACCACTTGCACGGCAAACGTGGCGTCGAGCTATTGCACGACCCCCTGCTCAACAAAGGCACTGCCTTCGGCGACGCCGAACGCGATCTGCTCGGCCTGCGCGGCCTCCTGCCCCCGCGCGTCGCGACGCAGGACCAACAGCTCGAGCGCGTCCTCGAAAATTACCGCCGCAAGGAGAGCGACCTCGAGAAATACATCTACCTCATCTCGCTCCAGGAGCGCAACGAAGCGCTCTTCTACCGCCTCGTGATGGAGCACCTCAGCGAGATGATGCCCATCATCTACACGCCGACCGTCGGCCTCGCCTGCCAGAAATACGGCCACATCTTCCGCCGTCCCCGCGGGCTCTACATCACGAAGAACGACAAGGGTCGCGTGAAGGGCATTCTGCAAAACTGGCCACAAGCCGACGTGCGCATCATCGTCATCACCGACGGCGAGCGCATCCTCGGCCTCGGGGACCTCGGCGCCAACGGCATGGGCATCCCCGTCGGCAAGCTCTCGCTCTACACCGCCTGCGCCGGCATCGACCCGTCGCAATGCCTGCCGATCATGCTCGATGTCGGCACCAACAACTCCGCCCTCCTCGCCGACCCGCTCTACCTCGGCCTGCCCGAGCCGCGCCTCCGCGGCCCCGAATACGACGCGCTCGTCGCCGAGTTCGTCAGCGCCGCCCAACAGGTTTTCCCGAAGGCCTGCATCCAGTTCGAGGACTTCGGCAACTCCAACGCCTTCCGCCTGCTCCACCAATACCGCGACAAGGCCTGCACGTTCAACGACGACATCCAGGGCACCGCGGGCGTCACGCTCGCCGGCCTCATCTCGTCCGAGCGCCTCACCGGCATTCCGCTCCCGCAACAGAAATTCCTCTTCCTCGGCGCAGGCGAGGCGGGCATCGGCATCGGCGACCTCATCGTCGAGGCGCTCAAGCTCAGCGGCGTGCCCGAGCAACAGGCGCGCGAGCAATGCTGGTTCGTCGACTCGAAGGCGCTCGTCGTCAAGAGCCGCACCGACCTCGTCGAGCACAAGCTGCGTTTCGCGCACGACCACAAGCCGGTCACGTCGCTCCTCGAAGCCGTCGAGACGCTCAAGCCCACCGCGCTCATCGGCGTCTCCGGCATGCCGCAGACGTTCACCGAGGACGTCGTGAAGGCCATGGCGAAGATCAACAAGCGCCCCGTCATCTTCGCGCTCTCGAATCCGACTTCGAAGGCCGAGTGCACCGCGGTCCAAGCCTACACCTGGACCGAAGGCCGCGCGATCTTCGCCAGCGGCAGTCCGTTCGGCCCGGTCAACTACCTCGGCGTCACGCACCAGCCCGGCCAAGGCAACAACAGCTACATCTTCCCGGGCGTTGGCCTCGGCGTCATCGCCAGCGAAGCGCGCCGCGTCACCGACGAGATGTTCTACGTCGCCGCCCGCAAGCTCGCGGACCTCGTCACCGAGGAGGACCTCATGGTCGGCCGCATCTACCCCGATCTGAAACGCATCCGCGAAGTCTCCGCAAAGATCGGCACCGCCGTCGCCGAGGTCGCCTTCAACCGCGGCCTCACGAACATGCTCCGCCCCGCCGACCTCGAGGCGCACGTGAAGGACGCGATGTTCGACCCGCACTACCCGAGCTACGTCTGA
- a CDS encoding PadR family transcriptional regulator has translation MADKNELLPGTLDLLILRVLSRGELHGWGITSKLEQLSKNALQVDEGSLYPSLYRMEDKGWIEAEWRMTENNRRAKYYTLTRAGRKQLEKEQAIWERMSAIITLVLETA, from the coding sequence ATGGCTGACAAAAACGAACTCCTTCCCGGCACCCTCGACCTCCTGATTCTCCGCGTGCTCAGCCGCGGCGAGCTCCACGGCTGGGGCATCACCAGCAAGCTCGAGCAGCTCTCCAAGAACGCGCTCCAAGTCGACGAAGGCTCCCTCTACCCCTCGCTCTACCGCATGGAGGACAAGGGCTGGATCGAAGCCGAGTGGCGCATGACCGAGAACAACCGCCGCGCCAAATACTACACCCTCACCCGCGCCGGCCGGAAGCAGTTGGAGAAGGAGCAAGCGATTTGGGAACGCATGAGCGCCATCATCACCCTCGTCCTGGAAACCGCCTGA
- a CDS encoding ABC transporter permease: MNLRRRLRTLFRRRNAEAEMAEEMRFHLEQRTADLAADGLAPDDARLAAQRKFGNTAALQEHARDTFGWGALERFWKDLSFAARQLVRAPGFSLLAIVTLGLGIGANTSMFSLVNGILLKPLPYERVDQLERIYRSTAQNPEGNLSAADFLALRAAPSPYRAVIAYTPGSASLSEPGRPAELGYAARATTDLFSVLGITPQLGRAFHADEGQPGRDRVVILSQRTWRGRFLSAPDIIGRTVRIDGEPHEIIGVLPESFNDWRYLGVVDFFRPLALTPAEATDRQSTRFRVLGRRADTANATESAGFIANFGERLAREFPEANRGSTWHTVDLQNDAAGSSGLIVLPMLVSLSAAVLLIACSNLANFLLARTMARARELAVRAALGASRLQLLRPLFAEALLLSLLGGGLAIAIAHWFRDWAALRSTGDNGEQVIFTVDWNVMGWAFAASLFTALVFSVGPALFALRLDLNETLKSGGRGTTGNRGHQRFRQFLIVAQFTLAMVLLAGAAQFLVGVDDAQNRRAGWESAPLATGSMLLPVGHYSDDAKLTAFHRLTLERLAALPGAESVSLSAATPFLDWSDVRKLVVEGQPLPAPGQEPAAMFNAISPQYLATYGTRLVAGRTFDTRDTSNSPRVYLVSQSTARALFGESDPIGRRIAVANGKAPAWGEIVGVVADIQSADPEPNTVTMRVYPSLAQEPTRTVEIAVRAAGVSPAALVDSIRTTMASLDADLPITRLTTADASIARMFYQMRFLRDMLTAFGVLGLGLASLGIYGVITRTTAQRASEFAIRLALGAQARDITRLVLGAGVRQALLGSLLGLAGAYAVTAALSSAFRGIRANSPLILAVTTLVLISVALLACWLPSRRASRIDALAALRAD, from the coding sequence ATGAACCTCCGCCGTCGCCTCCGCACCCTGTTCCGTCGCCGCAACGCCGAAGCCGAGATGGCCGAGGAAATGCGCTTCCACCTCGAGCAACGCACCGCCGATCTCGCCGCCGACGGCCTCGCGCCCGACGACGCCCGCCTCGCCGCCCAGCGCAAATTCGGCAACACCGCCGCGCTCCAGGAACACGCCCGCGACACCTTCGGGTGGGGCGCGCTCGAGCGCTTCTGGAAAGATCTCAGCTTCGCCGCGCGCCAGCTCGTCCGCGCCCCCGGCTTCTCGCTCCTCGCCATCGTGACGCTCGGCCTCGGCATCGGCGCGAACACCTCGATGTTCAGCCTCGTCAACGGCATCCTCCTCAAGCCCCTCCCCTACGAACGCGTCGATCAACTCGAACGCATCTACCGCAGCACCGCGCAAAACCCCGAAGGCAATCTCTCCGCCGCCGACTTCCTCGCCCTGCGCGCCGCGCCTTCGCCCTACCGCGCCGTGATCGCCTACACGCCCGGCAGCGCCAGCCTCTCCGAGCCCGGCCGCCCCGCCGAGTTGGGCTACGCTGCGCGCGCCACCACGGATCTGTTTTCCGTCCTCGGCATCACACCGCAACTCGGCCGCGCCTTCCACGCCGATGAGGGCCAGCCCGGCCGCGACCGCGTCGTGATTCTCAGTCAACGCACGTGGCGCGGACGCTTCCTCTCCGCGCCCGACATCATCGGCCGCACCGTGCGCATCGACGGCGAGCCGCACGAGATCATCGGCGTGCTGCCCGAGTCCTTCAACGACTGGCGCTACCTCGGCGTCGTCGATTTCTTCCGCCCGCTCGCCCTCACTCCTGCCGAAGCCACCGACCGTCAAAGCACGCGCTTCCGCGTGCTGGGCCGGCGCGCCGACACGGCCAACGCCACCGAGTCCGCTGGGTTCATTGCCAACTTCGGCGAACGCCTCGCGCGCGAGTTCCCCGAAGCGAACCGCGGCAGCACGTGGCACACCGTCGATCTGCAAAATGACGCCGCTGGCTCAAGCGGCCTCATCGTGCTGCCGATGCTCGTCAGTCTCTCGGCCGCCGTGCTGCTGATCGCCTGCTCCAACCTCGCCAACTTCCTCCTCGCCCGCACCATGGCCCGCGCCCGCGAGCTCGCCGTGCGCGCCGCGCTCGGCGCCTCGCGCCTGCAACTGCTCCGCCCGCTCTTCGCCGAGGCGCTGCTGCTCTCGCTCCTCGGCGGCGGTTTGGCCATCGCCATCGCCCACTGGTTCCGCGACTGGGCTGCGCTGCGCTCGACCGGCGACAACGGCGAGCAAGTCATCTTCACGGTCGACTGGAACGTCATGGGCTGGGCCTTCGCCGCCTCGCTTTTCACCGCGCTCGTGTTCTCGGTCGGTCCCGCCCTGTTCGCGCTGCGTCTCGACCTCAACGAAACCCTCAAGAGCGGCGGTCGCGGCACCACGGGCAATCGCGGCCACCAACGTTTCCGCCAGTTCCTCATCGTCGCGCAATTCACGCTCGCGATGGTCCTCCTCGCCGGCGCCGCCCAATTCCTCGTCGGAGTCGACGACGCGCAAAATCGCCGCGCCGGCTGGGAATCCGCGCCGCTCGCCACCGGCTCCATGCTGCTCCCCGTCGGCCACTACAGCGACGACGCCAAACTCACCGCGTTCCACCGCCTCACCCTCGAGCGCCTCGCCGCGTTGCCGGGCGCCGAGTCCGTCAGCCTCTCCGCCGCCACGCCGTTTCTGGATTGGTCCGACGTGCGCAAACTCGTCGTCGAAGGCCAGCCGCTCCCCGCGCCCGGGCAGGAACCCGCCGCGATGTTCAACGCCATCAGCCCGCAGTATCTCGCCACCTACGGCACGCGCCTCGTGGCCGGTCGCACTTTCGATACGCGCGACACCTCCAACTCGCCGCGCGTCTACCTCGTCAGCCAATCCACCGCGCGCGCCCTCTTCGGCGAGAGCGACCCCATCGGCCGCCGCATCGCGGTCGCCAATGGCAAAGCGCCCGCGTGGGGCGAGATCGTCGGCGTCGTCGCTGACATCCAGAGCGCCGACCCCGAGCCCAACACCGTGACGATGCGCGTCTATCCCTCGCTCGCGCAGGAGCCGACGCGCACCGTCGAGATCGCCGTGCGCGCCGCCGGCGTCTCCCCAGCCGCGCTCGTCGATTCCATTCGCACCACCATGGCGTCGCTCGACGCCGACCTGCCGATCACGCGCTTGACCACGGCCGATGCGTCCATTGCCCGCATGTTTTATCAGATGCGTTTTCTGCGCGACATGCTCACGGCGTTCGGCGTCCTCGGACTCGGCCTCGCCTCGCTCGGCATCTACGGCGTCATCACTCGCACGACCGCGCAACGCGCGAGCGAGTTCGCCATCCGCCTCGCGCTCGGTGCGCAGGCCCGCGACATCACCCGCCTCGTGCTCGGCGCCGGCGTGCGCCAAGCCTTGCTCGGCTCGCTCCTCGGCCTCGCCGGCGCCTACGCCGTCACCGCGGCGCTCTCGTCTGCGTTCCGCGGCATTCGCGCCAACAGCCCGCTGATCCTCGCCGTCACGACGCTCGTCCTGATCTCCGTCGCCCTGCTCGCCTGCTGGCTGCCCTCGCGCCGCGCCAGCCGCATCGACGCCCTCGCCGCCCTCCGCGCCGACTGA
- a CDS encoding ABC transporter permease, whose translation MFFLRRFRRRLRTLVHRRTTEAEMVDEMRFHLEQRAADYTADGLPADEARLAAQRKFGNTAALQESARDTFGWGALERFWRDLVFAARQLIRAPGFSFLAIVTLGLGIGANTAMFSVLNTIVFKPLPYAHRDSLDRIWRTTPQNPQDNHSAPDYLALRREEAAYGEFTGYTVADAILSAPGQPAEHATLARCAPNFFSLLGVSLQLGHDFQSGDDTPGRDRVVILSQRVWQNRYGARADIIGQLVRVDGVPHEVIGVLPASFNDWRYLGSIDFFQPLALSPAQTADREAHPIRILGRRSPTLTPEAGARFVAEFGARLAHDFPDENRDSSWRAVPLPSVAAGIIGRAIPAMLVALSAFVLLIACANLANLLLARTMSRAREFAVRGALGASRLQLLRPLIAESLLLSLAGAVLAILVAIWFRDWAALRSTAANGEQVVFALDWSVLAWAFLAALVTATAFGLAPALFALRLDLNQTLKSGGRGSSGGRSSQRFRHALIVAQFALAMILLSCAGLFIHGLDQLHHRRSGWESAPLLTGTFTLPAATSGDAGKITAFHRRVLDRLAALPGVRTASLSTATPFYNWTEVRKLVVDGQQRPPAGREPAAVLNRISPDYLATYGTRLVAGRNFTAQDDAGAPPVFLISQATARAFFGDANPLGRRLAFTGTDVPAWGEVVGVVADFQTLDAGRNPVPHHLYQPLAQAPAPQCLLALHADRLAPSLLVDSVRSAIAELDPDIPLQDLQPADQFLARSATRLLALRDTLGAFGALGLALASLGVFGVIARAMAQRHGEFAIRLALGASNRDITRLVLGAGLRQALLGAALGLLGTFGVTAILNATFPGLQTRPLPILGGTTAILIAVALLACWLPARRAGRIDAMQALRAD comes from the coding sequence ATGTTTTTTCTCCGTCGATTCCGCCGGCGCCTCCGCACGCTCGTCCACCGTCGCACCACCGAAGCCGAAATGGTCGACGAGATGCGCTTTCACCTCGAGCAACGCGCCGCCGACTACACCGCCGACGGCCTCCCCGCTGACGAAGCCCGCCTCGCCGCTCAGCGTAAATTCGGCAACACCGCCGCCCTCCAGGAATCCGCCCGCGACACCTTCGGCTGGGGCGCACTCGAACGTTTCTGGCGCGATCTGGTCTTCGCCGCGCGCCAACTCATCCGCGCTCCGGGGTTTTCGTTTCTCGCCATCGTCACGCTCGGCCTCGGCATCGGCGCCAACACCGCGATGTTCAGCGTGCTCAACACCATCGTCTTCAAGCCGCTGCCCTACGCCCATCGCGACAGCCTCGACCGCATCTGGCGCACCACACCGCAGAATCCGCAGGACAACCACTCCGCCCCGGACTATCTCGCGCTGCGCCGCGAGGAGGCAGCCTACGGCGAATTCACCGGCTACACGGTGGCCGACGCGATTCTCTCCGCGCCCGGTCAACCGGCCGAGCACGCCACGCTCGCCCGCTGCGCGCCGAATTTTTTCTCCCTGCTCGGAGTGAGCCTCCAGTTGGGTCACGATTTCCAATCCGGCGACGACACGCCGGGACGCGACCGCGTCGTCATCCTCAGCCAGCGCGTCTGGCAAAACCGCTACGGCGCCCGCGCCGACATCATCGGCCAACTCGTGCGCGTGGACGGCGTGCCGCACGAAGTCATCGGCGTCCTGCCGGCCTCGTTCAACGACTGGCGCTACCTCGGGAGCATCGACTTCTTCCAACCGCTCGCGCTCTCCCCCGCGCAGACCGCCGACCGCGAGGCGCACCCGATCCGCATCCTCGGCCGTCGCTCGCCCACGCTCACCCCGGAGGCGGGCGCGCGCTTCGTCGCCGAGTTCGGCGCGCGCCTCGCGCACGACTTCCCCGACGAGAATCGCGACAGTTCCTGGCGCGCCGTGCCACTCCCCTCGGTCGCTGCCGGCATCATCGGCCGCGCCATCCCGGCGATGCTCGTGGCGCTCTCCGCCTTCGTGCTGCTCATCGCCTGCGCGAACCTCGCGAACCTTCTCCTCGCCCGCACCATGTCCCGCGCCCGGGAGTTCGCCGTGCGCGGAGCGCTCGGCGCCTCGCGCCTCCAGCTCCTCCGTCCGCTGATTGCCGAATCGCTCCTGCTCTCGCTGGCCGGCGCCGTGCTCGCGATCCTAGTCGCGATTTGGTTCCGCGATTGGGCCGCCCTGCGCTCGACCGCCGCCAATGGCGAGCAAGTGGTCTTCGCCCTCGACTGGTCCGTGCTGGCCTGGGCCTTCCTCGCGGCCTTGGTCACCGCGACGGCCTTCGGTCTGGCGCCCGCCTTGTTCGCGCTCCGCCTCGATCTCAACCAGACGCTCAAGTCCGGCGGCCGAGGCTCCTCCGGCGGGCGATCCTCCCAGCGCTTCCGTCACGCTCTGATCGTCGCGCAATTCGCCCTCGCGATGATCCTCCTCTCCTGCGCCGGACTTTTCATCCACGGCCTCGACCAACTCCACCACCGTCGCTCCGGCTGGGAATCAGCCCCGCTCCTCACCGGCACCTTCACTCTGCCCGCCGCCACTTCCGGCGATGCCGGCAAAATCACCGCGTTCCACCGCCGCGTCCTCGACCGACTCGCCGCACTCCCCGGTGTCCGCACCGCCAGTCTCTCCACCGCCACGCCGTTCTACAACTGGACCGAGGTGCGCAAGCTCGTCGTCGACGGCCAGCAACGGCCACCCGCCGGACGCGAACCGGCCGCCGTGCTCAATCGCATCAGCCCGGACTACCTCGCCACCTACGGCACCCGCCTCGTAGCCGGACGCAACTTCACCGCCCAGGACGACGCCGGCGCTCCTCCCGTGTTCCTCATCAGCCAAGCCACCGCGCGCGCCTTCTTCGGCGACGCCAACCCGCTCGGCCGCCGCCTCGCCTTCACCGGCACCGACGTGCCCGCGTGGGGCGAGGTCGTCGGCGTGGTCGCCGATTTCCAAACTCTCGACGCCGGCCGCAACCCCGTCCCGCACCACCTCTACCAACCGCTCGCGCAGGCCCCGGCTCCCCAATGCCTGCTCGCCCTCCACGCCGACCGCCTCGCTCCGAGCCTCCTCGTCGACAGCGTCCGCTCCGCCATCGCCGAACTCGACCCCGACATCCCGCTGCAAGACCTCCAGCCCGCCGACCAATTCCTCGCCCGCTCCGCCACCCGCCTCCTCGCGCTCCGCGACACCCTCGGCGCCTTCGGCGCGCTCGGCCTCGCCCTCGCCTCGCTCGGCGTCTTCGGCGTCATCGCCCGCGCGATGGCGCAACGCCACGGCGAATTCGCCATCCGCCTCGCGCTCGGCGCGAGCAACCGCGACATCACGCGCCTCGTGCTCGGCGCCGGTCTCCGTCAGGCGCTCCTCGGGGCCGCCCTCGGCCTGCTCGGCACCTTCGGCGTCACCGCCATCCTCAACGCCACCTTTCCCGGCCTCCAAACTCGGCCGCTTCCCATCCTCGGCGGCACGACGGCGATCCTGATCGCCGTCGCGCTGCTCGCTTGCTGGCTGCCCGCCCGACGCGCGGGTCGCATCGACGCCATGCAAGCCCTGCGCGCCGACTAA
- a CDS encoding tetratricopeptide repeat protein, with amino-acid sequence MLHLRQLLPLALLPLLAHAAAQPETAAAAGARHLAHGEPFAAIKSFEEAIKLAPTDGELHRQLGEACLLAAREAGMLSKPGWAKKSLRAYEKAVELAPDNLAARLGLMSYYQNAPGLFGGDPAKAQAQADAIKQRDATRGHVAFAMLKIGDKHYPAARAELDAALRLTPADYGALFQLGRLTAVTGESPEAGIAALRKCLTLPPAAGAPGHDAAHWRLGNILEHTGDKAAARAAYEAALAVNPNFQSAKEALAKLAAP; translated from the coding sequence ATGCTCCACCTCCGCCAACTCCTCCCGCTCGCACTCCTTCCGCTCCTCGCCCACGCCGCCGCCCAGCCCGAAACCGCCGCCGCCGCGGGCGCGCGGCACCTCGCCCACGGCGAACCCTTCGCGGCCATCAAATCCTTCGAGGAAGCCATCAAGCTCGCCCCCACCGACGGCGAGCTCCACCGCCAACTCGGCGAGGCCTGCCTCCTCGCCGCACGCGAGGCCGGCATGCTCAGCAAACCCGGCTGGGCCAAAAAAAGCCTCCGCGCCTACGAGAAAGCCGTCGAGCTCGCCCCCGACAACCTCGCCGCGCGGCTCGGCCTCATGTCGTATTACCAGAACGCTCCCGGCCTCTTCGGCGGCGACCCGGCCAAGGCCCAAGCGCAGGCTGACGCCATCAAGCAGCGCGACGCCACCCGCGGCCACGTCGCCTTCGCCATGTTGAAAATCGGCGACAAGCACTACCCCGCGGCCCGCGCCGAGCTCGACGCCGCACTCCGCCTCACGCCCGCCGACTATGGCGCGCTTTTCCAGCTCGGCCGCCTCACCGCCGTCACCGGCGAATCCCCCGAGGCCGGCATCGCCGCCCTGCGAAAGTGCCTCACCCTCCCTCCTGCCGCCGGCGCGCCCGGCCACGACGCCGCCCACTGGCGCCTCGGCAACATCCTCGAGCACACCGGCGACAAGGCCGCCGCCCGGGCCGCCTACGAAGCCGCCCTCGCCGTGAACCCCAACTTTCAATCGGCGAAAGAGGCCCTGGCCAAACTGGCCGCGCCCTGA
- a CDS encoding alpha/beta hydrolase has product MIGARLDSLLTRLTAARRKPAIDGPLRTRRVRTFAGDVRVFDSGTPGPCLVLAPDGPNVIEHYAQLIALLVPHLRVVCFDFPGFGHSLPSSTYTHSLDEGAGVVLAMLNALGIPQAALAFSCANGFYALRVAQLAPRRVTRLVLAQTPSIAAMHAWKRHVIPWPLTVPVLGQAAIWLTRENSAHGWYDSALPSASPREPFRAPARRAFARGACWCLAGITQGLAREPRYVLHDIATPCTLIWGARDRTHRHTDPDTLREIAPNAEILRFADCGHFPELEAAERYAQLVIPLLEQSQPPAP; this is encoded by the coding sequence ATGATCGGCGCGCGCCTCGATTCCCTGCTCACGCGGCTAACCGCCGCGCGCCGCAAACCGGCCATCGACGGCCCGCTGCGAACCCGCCGCGTCCGCACCTTCGCCGGCGACGTGCGCGTCTTCGATTCCGGCACGCCGGGCCCGTGCCTCGTGCTCGCGCCCGACGGGCCGAACGTCATCGAACACTACGCGCAACTCATCGCCTTGCTCGTCCCGCACCTGCGCGTCGTCTGCTTCGATTTTCCCGGCTTCGGCCATTCGCTGCCCTCGTCCACCTACACGCATTCGCTCGATGAGGGCGCGGGCGTCGTTCTCGCCATGCTCAACGCCCTGGGCATCCCCCAGGCCGCGCTGGCCTTCAGCTGCGCCAACGGCTTCTACGCACTGCGCGTCGCCCAACTCGCCCCGCGACGCGTCACCCGGCTGGTGCTCGCGCAAACTCCCTCGATCGCCGCCATGCACGCTTGGAAGCGCCACGTCATCCCATGGCCGTTGACCGTGCCCGTGCTCGGCCAGGCCGCCATCTGGCTCACGCGGGAGAACTCCGCGCACGGTTGGTATGACAGCGCCCTGCCCAGCGCCAGCCCACGCGAGCCGTTCCGCGCCCCCGCCCGTCGCGCCTTCGCCCGTGGCGCCTGCTGGTGCCTCGCCGGCATCACCCAAGGCCTCGCCCGCGAACCGCGATACGTTCTCCACGACATCGCCACTCCCTGCACGCTGATCTGGGGCGCACGCGACCGCACACACCGCCACACCGATCCCGACACCCTGCGCGAGATCGCGCCCAACGCGGAGATCCTGCGCTTCGCCGACTGCGGGCACTTCCCCGAACTCGAAGCCGCCGAGCGCTACGCCCAGTTGGTGATCCCGCTCCTGGAGCAATCCCAGCCACCCGCCCCGTGA
- a CDS encoding CPBP family intramembrane metalloprotease, whose protein sequence is MTQPPFGATGHGPRSGHAAVRAPTESPALPQYSLRKILGIWAAAALPMPVLAFGVSPHLSAALGLHPGVVLWGLMIAGMMWQFVLSCLLLRAESATLGPGRWRTRLWLRTPRDPANGRPRLALLWWVVPVAVGTFLIEETRVAQWLAAPLTWLAPSLAAVPEPRLESLADPRFIGAWWLVAMGLLSCVFNYALGEELLFRSVLLPRMRGVFGRWDWLANAVLFATYHLIRPLTIPTIIVSTMLWTYPTRRFRSVWFAVIPHAIEGVVVMTLIVGYVGGFITP, encoded by the coding sequence GTGACGCAGCCGCCTTTCGGGGCGACTGGTCACGGCCCTCGCAGCGGGCACGCCGCAGTGAGGGCGCCGACGGAATCGCCGGCGCTCCCACAATACAGCCTCCGTAAAATCCTCGGCATCTGGGCCGCCGCCGCGCTTCCGATGCCGGTGCTGGCCTTCGGCGTTTCGCCCCACCTCAGCGCCGCGCTCGGGCTGCATCCCGGCGTCGTGCTCTGGGGCCTGATGATCGCGGGCATGATGTGGCAATTCGTGCTCTCCTGCCTGTTGCTCCGTGCGGAATCCGCCACGCTCGGCCCGGGCCGCTGGCGCACGCGTCTGTGGCTCCGGACGCCGCGCGATCCCGCCAACGGTCGTCCTCGTCTCGCGCTGCTGTGGTGGGTCGTGCCGGTGGCGGTGGGCACCTTTCTCATCGAGGAGACGCGCGTGGCGCAGTGGCTCGCCGCGCCATTGACGTGGCTCGCGCCGTCGTTGGCCGCCGTGCCGGAGCCGCGCCTCGAATCGCTCGCCGACCCGCGGTTCATCGGCGCCTGGTGGCTCGTCGCGATGGGATTGCTCTCGTGCGTTTTCAACTACGCGTTGGGCGAGGAGCTGCTCTTCCGCAGCGTGCTGCTGCCGCGAATGCGCGGCGTCTTTGGCCGCTGGGACTGGCTGGCCAACGCGGTGCTCTTCGCCACCTATCATCTCATCCGCCCGCTCACGATCCCCACGATCATCGTGTCCACGATGCTGTGGACGTATCCGACGCGCCGTTTCCGCAGCGTCTGGTTCGCCGTGATCCCGCATGCGATCGAGGGCGTGGTGGTGATGACGCTGATCGTCGGCTACGTCGGCGGGTTCATCACGCCCTGA
- a CDS encoding histidine kinase produces MSALLHLQPISSATHPWRRRWLGTRRYWFAQMLGWGGFILLATQSFVSSEPFDSRALIENIGVAALGMLITHTLRVTLLFFRRRPLTSRQFVARIVPCWLVGSVALGGAMSLLSVHLYSAELAAGKLVHDSGLTDYLDMVTRSLFFIGFWLSLYFGYLFYNQTRDNTEERLRLIGQIREAELRALKAQLNPHFLFNSLNTIRALVPRHLPQPRQAVTSLSELLRAALRLGDRPVVTLAEELEIVDHYLALETMRHEQRFRSTQQIDVATLGWLVPPFAVQSLVENAVNHGIAQRPEGGTVSITSRRVGNQLELTVSNPGPLRTTTRSTGVGLQNLRSQLSHLYGPVAELDLIEESGLVVARLRLPSPRPEILPSA; encoded by the coding sequence TTGTCCGCCCTGCTCCACTTGCAACCGATCAGCTCCGCCACGCATCCGTGGCGCCGCCGCTGGCTGGGCACGCGCCGCTACTGGTTCGCGCAGATGTTGGGTTGGGGCGGGTTCATCCTGCTCGCGACCCAGAGCTTCGTCTCCTCCGAGCCGTTCGACAGCAGGGCGCTCATCGAGAACATCGGCGTGGCGGCGCTCGGGATGCTGATCACGCACACGTTGCGGGTGACGCTCTTGTTCTTCCGCCGCCGGCCGCTCACTTCGCGCCAGTTCGTCGCCCGCATCGTGCCCTGCTGGCTCGTGGGCAGTGTGGCGTTGGGCGGGGCGATGAGCCTCCTCTCCGTGCACCTCTACAGCGCGGAGCTGGCCGCCGGCAAACTCGTCCACGACAGCGGGCTCACCGACTACCTCGACATGGTGACGCGCAGCCTCTTCTTCATCGGTTTCTGGCTCAGCCTCTACTTCGGCTACCTCTTCTACAACCAGACCCGTGACAACACCGAGGAACGCCTCCGCCTCATCGGTCAGATCCGCGAGGCCGAGTTGCGCGCGCTGAAGGCGCAGCTGAATCCGCACTTCCTCTTCAATTCCCTCAACACCATCCGCGCGCTCGTCCCGCGTCACCTGCCCCAGCCGCGCCAAGCCGTCACCTCGCTCTCCGAGCTCCTGCGCGCCGCCTTGCGCCTCGGCGACCGCCCCGTCGTCACGCTCGCCGAGGAACTCGAGATCGTCGACCACTACCTCGCGTTGGAGACCATGCGCCACGAACAGCGTTTCCGCAGCACCCAGCAGATCGACGTCGCCACCCTCGGCTGGCTCGTGCCCCCCTTCGCGGTCCAATCCCTCGTGGAAAACGCCGTCAACCACGGCATCGCTCAGCGCCCCGAAGGCGGCACTGTCTCCATCACCTCGCGCCGCGTCGGCAACCAGCTCGAACTCACGGTCTCGAATCCCGGTCCCTTGCGCACCACCACGCGCTCCACCGGCGTCGGCCTGCAAAACCTCCGCTCCCAGCTCTCCCACCTCTACGGCCCGGTCGCGGAGCTCGACCTGATCGAGGAATCCGGCCTGGTGGTCGCGCGCCTCCGGCTCCCCTCCCCGCGTCCCGAAATCCTCCCCTCCGCATGA